In one window of Carassius carassius chromosome 38, fCarCar2.1, whole genome shotgun sequence DNA:
- the tnfrsf1b gene encoding tumor necrosis factor receptor superfamily member 1B has protein sequence MLILISRLLFMAAVWCVAEGKTSLPYRSAGPCNTATEYYAKDLELCCSRCKPGTHLAVMCTIDSDTVCEPCQDGQYSENMNHFTNCFSCPRCKDVKGLMYGTKCSADTKAVCVCKPGMICSKRNFEKECEECRKSRSCKPGQFVFKEGSSVKCMPCPPGTFSNRSNTEQCKPHTKCEGRSVLRPGDSTVDTLCEMMPPSTTAATTTTNAPLQSSPKPTHPKQPSSIRGKRLMNTTTTTTSTLVLLSRVKPDTAGDQDVIIYCSVGVGIVLVLLILVVTVITCKLRKRKGLQKVSITDDKKIEQDPSASSTPDYQRLLLVDRCQKEPSMTSSDSQSQPDSSHSSADWLERTSQESIPEQPSVSSPMVNLSITATFNCQLNPRTASCSFPLNTSARTPHAEAPVPLSQEEVCVSCQQEDGKEALRSVQESGLCVF, from the exons ATGCTGATTCTCATCTCACGGTTATTGTTTATGGCGGCGGTGTGGTGCGTGGCAGAGGGGAAG ACATCTCTGCCATATCGATCAGCCGGACCATGTAATACAGCCACTGAATATTACGCCAAAGACTTGGAACTGTGCTGCAGTAGATGCAAACCAG GGACTCATCTGGCAGTTATGTGCACTATTGATTCAGACACCGTCTGTGAACCCTGCCAAGATGGACAGTACTCAGAAAATATGAACCATTTTACTAACTGTTTCTCTTGTCCAAGGTGTAAAGATG TGAAAGGACTGATGTATGGCACAAAGTGCTCTGCTGATACCAAAGCTGTTTGTGTTTGCAAGCCTGGGATGATATGTTCTAAGCGTAATTTCGAAAAAGAATGTGAGGAATGCAGAAAATCTAGATCCTGCAAACCTGGTCAATTTGTCTTCAAAGAAG GATCATCTGTTAAGTGTATGCCGTGTCCGCCTGGAACGTTTTCAAACCGCAGTAATACTGAGCAGTGTAAACCACACACAAA ATGTGAAGGCAGGTCAGTTTTAAGACCTGGTGACTCTACAGTTGACACACTGTGTGAGATGATGCCGCCAtcaacaacagcagcaacaacaacaacaaatgctcCTCTTCAGAGTTCACCCAAGCCTACTCACCCCAAACAACCGAGTTCTATTCGGGGCAAAAGGCTTATGAACACCACCACCACTACCACCTCAACTCTAGTTCTATTGAGTAGAGTGAAACCAGACACAGCAGGGGATCAAGATGTCATAATCTACTGCTCTG TCGGTGTTGGTATTGTTCTGGTTTTGCTGATATTGGTAGTGACGGTGATTACATGCAAGTTACGAAAGAGGAAAG GTTTACAGAAGGTTTCGATCACAGATGACAAGAAG ATAGAGCAGGATCCCTCGGCGAGCAGCACACCTGATTATCAGCGTCTGTTACTCGTCGACAGGTGCCAGAAGGAGCCGTCCATGACTTCATCGGACAGCCAGAGTCAGCCAGACTCGAGTCACAGCAGCGCTGACTGGCTGGAGCGCACCAGTCAGGAGTCCATACCAGAGCAGCCATCCGTCTCCAGCCCCATGGTCAATCTCAGCATCACGGCCACCTTCAACTGCCAGCTGAACCCCAGAACAGCGTCCTGCTCCTTCCCTCTCAACACATCTGCACGGACACCCCATGCTGAAGCTCCGGTGCCGCTTTCTCAAGAAGAGGTCTGTGTATCCTGCCAGCAAGAGGACGGCAAGGAAGCTCTGCGCTCAGTGCAGGAGAGCGGCCTGTGTGTCTTCTGA